In the genome of Diabrotica undecimpunctata isolate CICGRU chromosome 2, icDiaUnde3, whole genome shotgun sequence, the window TTTTTGTTTTGCCATTCTCTAATGCTAGTGTAGAACGTATATTTAGTGATTTGTTTAACATAAAAAGTGACAAACGGAATTTATTAAACTCTTCAACAGCAAAGGCTATTTTGGCAACCAAAGCAGGAGTTGAAAAGAATGGCGGTTGCTTAAAATTCATACCATCCAAAAAAATGCTAGGCCATAATACATGGAAAGACAATCAGTAGCttgtattttaatatagtatgttTCTACTTTAAGTATACctatgtttttgttttaatagaATAATTTACATTAGTTTAAGATATTTAATCTGTTGTTTACTTGTAAGTACCATTCATAACTGATTATTAAAGCTAAAATATTACAAATGatgtatatttttcaaaatatcctATTTTCctgataatattttaagtaaagaaaataacTTGGCAAATAATTTGCAAACTTTTATGTCTTCAGTTTCTGAGGAAGACAAATTAGTTGAACATGTTCTTTTTGTATTCACATTTTACCGATCTGAGGTATATGCAACAGTTTTCAATTGCAAAGGTACATTTTCTTTGCTGATATGAATAACAGGAGTATCATTGTTATCCTCAAAAGCACATAAGTAAACTCCTTCCACAATAAGTTGTCTCTAGGAAACATAGAAAAATACCATGGAGGAACTAGACAGGTTCATCAATTGCTCATGACACAGGACACAGTACATAAGGtattctgaaataaaataaaaaaaagttaaactacataattataaaaaaagtattacaAATATGTAGGAAAGAgtcataattataatttttattgtattcagttTCCATAGATATTTTACTAGAACCTTGCAGTTCCCAGTTGCCACTTTAAGAGCATATTTTCATATGCCTATGATGATGGAATAGTTCTTATTCTTAGTACCATATAAGCATTAAAAAGTGAACAGGTTCCACAATCAAATGAATTGTAGTTAAATaggataaaaatatatataattatgtacTCACCTATTAAAATTAATCCAGTCTAGATGCGCcatattcttgtttttaagttatAACATAACCATCAAGGGCAAGGGTGTACCAGTATCACACACTTTTTTTGGGCATTTCGCATTTTAAGGCACTCTAACCTAGCCAAGCTTTTATATGACAGTTAACATACTCTTAaatcaacaaataaaaattaaacctcAATCCTACTTATTTTCTTTTCAGtttcttgtttattttgtttaccatcatttaccattttgtttatttgttttgtgACTGTGACACGCTTTCAATCCATTTTCAATCATGATTTTCAATCACTATTACAATGACAACTGACAGGACGTGACAGATGACAGTAAGGACATAAAAATAAGGTTTGTTTGATGTTTGTTGATTGCTTCACACGTTTTACAACACAGCGCATAATTTTGGACAAAATCGCATAATTTTTGACAGGGAGGTGCATCTTTCCATGCCCAGCCATTGGTAACACTGTTTGCGCCACAACATTCAACAAGTAATTTGTTAAACTGGAAGTTTTAAATTGTTTCTATAAGTTTATATGGAAAATACAATTTTGTTTTATTGCAATATGTTCCAAAATTGTTCGGTATCTTTGTACAgaactttaaacattttttaaagggATTTTAAGATGAAAGGAGGTTAGGAATGTGGAAAGTAGCCCAGAAAAATACTGGAGGGCAAGTAAGTAAATGTAAATAGGGGTTGATTTTTGCACCTTAATTATTTTATCAATGATGAATATTGGAAATTTCTGAGATGTATGTATTTAATACACTTACAGCAATTTACAATTAcagcttaatttgtttttctgcAAATTAATAAGCACCACATTAATAATACTTTTCATTTTAGCATGAGGTGATGTATTTAGAGACATGGCAGAATTCTTGCCACTATGCGACTTGCTCTTCAATGTAGTGTCCCTTGCAGCATATTTCTGTGATCTGGTATTTGATATCCTGGTTGTATATGCTCTCTATGAAAAGGGCTTAATAGTGCTCTTTTCTCAATGCTTGGCAGCCATAATCATAAGTACAGTTGTCTCCCAAGTTCTATCAATGCACTGGTATCTACAATGCAAAACAAGTACCAGTTGGCAGAAATGGATTGtgataatatttcatattttgcaaCTGGGTGTTTTATGGCGATATGCTCGACTCCTTGTACCTGTTCAGTTAGCTAGTGTTAAGCGTGAAGTCAGAGACTTGTGTATTTTAAGAATAGTGCATGGGTTCTTACAAGCTGCACCAATGTTGCTTCTACAACTTACATTGTTACCTGGTAAGTGACTTAACTATATTATGTCTAGTTATAGTATAGTAATTATGAAGGATTGTTTGGTCAACTTTGTATAAATTcttttatattcatatttaaatgataattaaaaagagaaaatacaTGCTAAGAAATGTTGGAAATCTTTAGTAATCATGAAaactgtattatttttttatttaatttattacatttttaaaattttaatgtttggcCACAGCTTATTTTAACAGTTATTCAAACtgattcttttttcagtttttttttaaactacataaatatTAACTCCCTTTACCACAACTCTTTAACATAAACCCTTGAAAAATTAAAAACTCTTTAAAGTATTTTGTGTTTCACTTCGTCTTTAACTTAATGAGGTTCTACTATATATAATATAGATAGTTCATAACAAGCAATTCATGGTTGCTCTATTTTATGTACATTCAAATATTGCCAAGacaactatagaaaaagaagttTGCAAGAGTTTttactacaaaaaaaaacaaatctaattttcaattaattaacTGCATAAAACAAATATTGTGATATTTCTATTTTTAGGAGTGGAAGGTGGTCCCCAAACAGATCTAATAAAAGTATCCTCAGCTCTCTCCCTGTTTTCAATATGTTGGGCACTAGCTTCATTCAGCAAACACATACAAAGTATTGATCGCTTAGTACTTACATGGCTGGGCGTAGTTTCTCAACTTTTATGGAGAGGAGGCACTGTAACAGCACGTGCCTTAGCTCTATCAGCCTATGCAGCTAGTTACAATTCTTGGGTATTTTTAGTACTAGCCCTCCACTGGGCATGCATGTTCCTGTGGTTACTCTCGCCTAGAAGTCCATTCCACGGACAGAGAGGAAGTAAACTGGGAGTGTGTGCCCTTATAGCAGCTATTTATATTTTGGCTTATATAAATCTTCAAGATAAGCCACACCGAAGAACAATGGGGATATTTTATGTAGTTATGTTACTCGAAAATTGTATGTTGGTAGGTGCTTGGGTTGCAGCTGTGTGGCATGTACGACCTCCACATTGGGAATTGGTGCCGATTTTAACAGTAagtttaataatattaatcattttACTCCTTATACTagttgtttaataaataaattgccTTGATTTGCTATTACAAAAATTGGCGAACTAATTTATTTTGGCCTAATTGACAAAATATCAAATAGGGAGTTTATGAATTGCTTATTTTTTAGTttgggtttattttaaataaatctttctttctttctccccttccttttaccctaacagggtgtcggatttaaataaatcaataaaaaataaattaatgaaacAAACAAGAAACATTCCATAGCAATTGTAACGAAGTACAAACATATCTAAAAGGAACAAAATACACCAAGGTGTggtaatttataaataacaacAGTATAAGGAAAGAAAACATCTAGTCTTAAACTaaaaaatggaaccaaacagaaaCATTATTGTAAAAATCTTTAGCAAGAAAATTAAAGCCAAtatcaaacaaaaatcaaaggaGAACAAGTGTAATTAacaacaaatgtattttaaaaaggtaaaaaaattgaaaagcAGCCAAAACATCACAGCTAAAGATCAGAAAATATATGGTATGGTAACTTCAGGGGGAATTGCAATAAGACCAACAGTGAacgttattttaaaacataagtAAATGTTGTATCAttgatatgttattgacttactaatagttgtattttctttttattaatttcctcttttaatatggtaACCAGAACATACCTAAAAAATGTTTGCATTcataaggtattttataaatacaattctttgttctttcttgttcattgttaggtttagttttaaataaaatagatctcaatgtttgtttttttttaatgttgttgatatgtttaatttatttcctaTCATTTTAAGTTTTTTCGATAATCCCTTTAtgtatggtatttttattttcctcatatattataataaaattttatatataataggTTTGCACGTGCATATTGCGCACTAACATTTATGATATGGAAAATGGCTACACTGTCAACCAACGTTATTTAAACGTAAAATCCATAAGCTACTTTAAAATACAGTTGTTCTCTTGATCACTTGATATAATTTGGTATTGCGGATTAAAATACATTTGTAATATCCACAGTTATATTTTAATGTAGTTTATAATAATAATGCTTTTCAGGTATCCTTATTTGCCGCAGGCATAATATTTATGCTTGTTTACTACAAGTTTTTCCATGTGAAACGTCTCATGGAGAAACCGTCCCATCCACCTGGTGTGTTCAATTGCCGTTTTAGTAGTCCCTCTGCATCTGCTCTGTATCGAAAAAAGAAGAAACCAACTACTTTTGTACCGCCGCCGGCTTAGGTCCAGTCACTGTTCCATTCTGGAGACGACCCTTACCATCTTCAAGTGAAAATGAAGGTATGTACTTAATTCTCCATTTTGTTATAGATATATACAGTAggctccctctataacgagaactgaaatgacagaattacctcgttataagccgatctcgttatatcagacaataataatactgtgcatacatatgaatctgtagttttctaaaccattaacttcctatagtgaagccattcggagcaatataagatgctaataaatattgtttgaatggcgtttttgaaaaaaagttatttacttttattgtcaatgaaatatattaaaacataaaagagttgtttacttttattatcaatgataaacgttaaaacaaaaaatctgtacttatattcttttccaactacataatgtataaagcgtattttcaaggataacataaactattgcttctgcaattttaagaactctgtcatttttaactgctttaaatggtccagtatcattctatcatattttctaaagatgtgaaacagttgtatttattcattgtaaagaagtttattgcgggctgcagttaagtttattgaggggctgtttgaaaaggtatttatttatggccacgaccggaccaaaaacgtaaaaaacacgttttttgatcttattttctctcgttataaccaaatttgcctcgatatagacggttatagttcaatagaaatttcacgggacatctaatgtatctcgttataagcgaaacctcgtaataaccgtgttcgttatagagggagtatactgtatatagtTCTAACAAACTGTTCAATCATATGGATGGTGTTATGTATAAAGCATTTAAACCACAAACCATTAAAAATTGAGTTATCCTAATCACATGATATATTATAAAACATTTAATCATCACTTCAAGCTAAAAACCACTTAATGCACAGTCAGCTATTGTaagtttattttgtaataaacACTCAATCCTGTAGCATTGGTGCCATAACAGTTAAACAGTAGATTAGAGAATCTTCGTTATCTACTTGGTTATTAGTTTTTAATAAGATTAAACTTGATATATTAAAAAGATCCTAAACCAGATGGAAAGTGGTAAAACCTTCCTAATGATAAAAAGGTAAGtcaacattttatttattgtacTTTAAAGTGAACATGAAGCTGGGAGAGGAACCTAAGAGCTGTGATCCTGTTTGTAGTAATCTAGTACTTTTAATGATGCACATCTGTCGATTCTACTACTTGATGATACTTACTGCCAGGACATACCTTTCTGTCCAATGATTTAGAATTTGGGGATATTGAGTGCTCTTTAAAGATCCAACAGCGCTTATACACAGATGTAAACTACGTTAATGTTATGAAAGAATGTAGgagaaaaaacaaatttgttgT includes:
- the LOC140434180 gene encoding LOW QUALITY PROTEIN: XK-related protein 7-like (The sequence of the model RefSeq protein was modified relative to this genomic sequence to represent the inferred CDS: inserted 1 base in 1 codon) codes for the protein MAEFLPLCDLLFNVVSLAAYFCDLVFDILVVYALYEKGLIVLFSQCLAAIIISTVVSQVLSMHWYLQCKTSTSWQKWIVIIFHILQLGVLWRYARLLVPVQLASVKREVRDLCILRIVHGFLQAAPMLLLQLTLLPGVEGGPQTDLIKVSSALSLFSICWALASFSKHIQSIDRLVLTWLGVVSQLLWRGGTVTARALALSAYAASYNSWVFLVLALHWACMFLWLLSPRSPFHGQRGSKLGVCALIAAIYILAYINLQDKPHRRTMGIFYVVMLLENCMLVGAWVAAVWHVRPPHWELVPILTVSLFAAGIIFMLVYYKFFHVKRLMEKPSHPPGVFNCRFSSPSASALYRKKKKPTTFVPPPXLGPVTVPFWRRPLPSSSENEGSSVGSRVNIHQKLQEKKQKQLAELKIIEEEIKQGKLVGPEGAEFDDRQPIPRAKRHVEPQLFSLSSLNNLANYGIITRRPPPRAPRSRTPELLLAPRYLYCECTIPEPEIVEVPVPHTSSDLESQVSLPRSYTLPREFKYYRRQRVGRPIQPIPSTNSSDGDVDSGDDESDCNPPPPTVVRPLRRHFRHETKL